In Pedobacter heparinus DSM 2366, the following are encoded in one genomic region:
- a CDS encoding TonB-dependent receptor, translating to MKFTIILLVTVFLQLAQATKAQRITFSQKNASLEQVFKEIRKQSGYDFFYDLEDIKKAKRVDLSVNNETLEEVLNRCFEDQPFTFMVKDRTVIIKERRQPKTTGIAAVVQKVDIKGKVTDQNGGPLPGVSIKLKGSNLGTMSDSNGNYALSLPEGTGTLVFSFIGFAQQEIAVNGQSTINVVLKEEDKALTEVVVVGYGTQKKVNLTGAVSNVSGTELTTRQAPNTTSLLQGRMPGVQVTQNSGQPGAEAASIRIRGQGTFSAAGNNPLILIDGIEGNLNNVNPNQIESVSVLKDAASAAIYGSRAANGVILVTTKFGKAGRLNVDYSYNFSSQRATSMYDRITNSVEFMELLNKAIAHTNTSANQIYKPEEIEAYRQGALTNPAQYPSYDWMNAIFRTAPMQQHYLSVNGGKEGTTYNFGAGYLDQDGILIATGYKRYDAQFNFKTSLNNKVTFGTNLAFSKGDRNETALNGNFDGNSTEDQILSALAAHPTFTPKLPDGSGRYAAKALIQEGGNKNPVAMAENGGRYIKNYYTLASAFLNVDILPGLKGEIKGAVKYNDMQSKVHVVGVPGYLFLPDAGGQYAFNTQWNGTVGENNLTVRNEKDVQYTLFGTLNYTKTFNEVHNFSALLGASQETFRYDRIQGFRRNAPADNILELSGYSPGGPLAEGFAYQWALQSLFGRVNYNYKEKYLLEGNFRYDGSSRFPTGNKWGFFPSASAGWRIKQEDFMKSVDWISDLKARVSWGQVGNQNVNRTLSGESMPYPYQDVLNPVSYSIGGALQQGVTQTDLINRDITWETTTVTDIGLDFSLFNSRVFGSVDWYSKNTTNILRSLQVPDFIGIAGPTVNLGEMNNRGLELSLGYENKSNNFHYKVQGNFETYKNKLVKFGSREIDNGNGYIRQEGLPYNSYYMYVFDGIYQNQAEITNGPTPLVTPKPGDMKYKDVSGPNGVPDGKITTDDRIVVGGAFPKFNYGFTFNADYKNFDLSLFMQGVQGRKIYIKEWGIAPFRQASPPPTFWRDAWDGEGTSNTIPHIFNENYGPNTQVSDWWLQDASYLRLKNLQLGYTFSSKVLSKIKVQGLRLYVSGDNLLTFTNFFKGIDPERAAANGRAAIYPQAKIYSFGLKVTL from the coding sequence ATGAAATTTACAATAATTTTATTGGTCACGGTCTTTTTGCAGCTCGCACAGGCTACTAAAGCCCAGCGCATCACTTTTTCACAAAAAAATGCCAGTCTGGAACAGGTGTTTAAAGAGATCCGGAAACAAAGCGGTTACGATTTCTTCTACGATCTGGAAGACATCAAGAAAGCAAAAAGAGTAGATCTTTCGGTAAACAACGAAACCCTCGAAGAGGTCCTGAACCGCTGTTTTGAAGATCAGCCCTTCACGTTTATGGTTAAGGACAGAACAGTGATCATTAAAGAAAGGCGACAGCCCAAAACTACCGGTATTGCAGCTGTTGTTCAAAAGGTAGACATCAAAGGAAAAGTTACCGATCAGAACGGTGGCCCGCTGCCAGGTGTAAGCATTAAGCTGAAAGGGTCAAACCTGGGCACCATGAGCGATAGCAATGGTAACTATGCCTTGTCCTTACCCGAGGGAACGGGTACCCTGGTATTCAGCTTCATTGGTTTTGCGCAACAGGAAATCGCTGTAAATGGCCAAAGTACCATTAATGTAGTGTTAAAGGAGGAAGACAAAGCGCTTACAGAAGTGGTAGTGGTTGGTTATGGTACACAAAAGAAAGTGAACCTTACCGGCGCGGTAAGCAATGTTTCTGGTACCGAGCTTACCACCAGGCAGGCACCCAATACCACTTCATTGCTGCAGGGCAGGATGCCGGGCGTGCAGGTAACCCAAAACTCCGGACAGCCGGGGGCCGAGGCAGCCAGTATACGCATCCGCGGCCAGGGAACATTTAGTGCTGCCGGAAATAATCCGCTTATTTTAATAGATGGGATAGAAGGAAACCTGAACAATGTAAACCCTAACCAGATTGAAAGTGTATCCGTATTGAAAGATGCAGCTTCAGCTGCCATTTACGGATCAAGGGCGGCAAATGGGGTAATCCTGGTAACCACCAAGTTTGGCAAGGCAGGAAGGCTAAATGTAGATTACAGTTACAATTTCAGTAGTCAGCGTGCCACTTCTATGTACGACAGGATTACCAATTCAGTAGAGTTCATGGAATTGCTGAACAAGGCCATTGCACATACCAACACCAGTGCCAACCAGATTTATAAACCTGAAGAGATTGAGGCATACCGTCAGGGTGCCTTAACCAATCCGGCACAATATCCAAGCTACGACTGGATGAATGCCATTTTCCGCACCGCACCCATGCAACAGCATTACCTGAGTGTTAACGGAGGTAAAGAAGGTACCACCTATAATTTCGGTGCGGGTTATCTTGACCAGGATGGTATCCTCATTGCCACAGGTTACAAAAGATATGATGCACAGTTCAACTTCAAAACCAGCCTGAACAACAAGGTTACTTTTGGAACCAACCTGGCCTTTTCAAAAGGCGATAGGAACGAAACGGCTTTAAATGGAAATTTTGATGGCAATTCAACAGAAGATCAGATACTGAGTGCCCTTGCTGCGCATCCAACTTTTACCCCTAAATTGCCTGATGGCAGTGGAAGGTATGCTGCAAAGGCGTTGATCCAGGAAGGAGGGAATAAAAATCCCGTGGCTATGGCCGAAAACGGTGGCAGGTACATCAAAAACTATTACACGCTGGCATCTGCATTTTTGAATGTAGACATTTTACCGGGCCTGAAAGGCGAGATCAAAGGCGCGGTAAAATACAATGATATGCAGAGCAAAGTACATGTGGTTGGTGTACCCGGATACCTGTTCCTGCCCGATGCTGGTGGACAATATGCGTTTAATACCCAATGGAATGGAACAGTAGGCGAGAACAACCTGACCGTTCGCAACGAAAAGGATGTACAATACACTTTGTTCGGAACATTGAATTATACGAAGACCTTTAATGAGGTACACAATTTCTCGGCATTGCTGGGTGCAAGTCAGGAAACTTTCCGTTACGACCGCATACAGGGCTTTAGAAGAAACGCACCGGCAGATAATATCCTGGAGCTGAGTGGTTATTCGCCAGGCGGGCCACTTGCTGAGGGCTTTGCCTATCAATGGGCATTACAGTCGCTTTTTGGAAGGGTAAACTACAACTACAAAGAGAAATATCTGCTGGAAGGTAATTTCCGTTACGATGGTTCTTCACGTTTTCCTACAGGCAATAAATGGGGATTCTTCCCTTCGGCTTCAGCAGGATGGAGAATAAAGCAGGAAGATTTTATGAAATCTGTAGATTGGATTAGCGACCTGAAAGCCCGTGTATCATGGGGCCAGGTGGGTAACCAAAATGTCAACCGTACACTTTCAGGCGAATCGATGCCTTATCCATATCAGGATGTGCTGAACCCTGTGTCGTATAGTATTGGGGGTGCACTGCAGCAGGGGGTAACACAGACCGACCTCATCAACAGGGATATTACCTGGGAAACGACCACTGTAACTGATATTGGTCTCGATTTCAGTTTGTTCAATTCCAGGGTATTCGGGAGTGTAGACTGGTATTCCAAAAACACTACCAATATTTTAAGGTCATTGCAGGTGCCGGATTTTATTGGTATTGCAGGGCCAACGGTAAACCTTGGCGAAATGAACAATAGAGGCCTAGAACTCTCATTGGGCTATGAGAACAAGAGCAACAATTTCCACTACAAAGTGCAGGGTAATTTTGAGACCTACAAAAATAAACTGGTCAAATTTGGTTCCCGTGAAATAGACAATGGAAACGGGTATATCAGACAGGAAGGGCTGCCCTATAATTCTTATTATATGTATGTGTTTGATGGCATTTATCAAAACCAGGCCGAGATCACTAACGGACCTACCCCTTTGGTAACCCCAAAACCGGGTGACATGAAGTATAAGGACGTGAGCGGGCCTAATGGTGTACCTGATGGTAAAATTACTACAGACGACCGCATAGTGGTTGGTGGTGCTTTTCCTAAGTTCAACTATGGTTTTACTTTTAATGCAGATTATAAAAACTTTGACTTGAGTTTATTCATGCAGGGGGTACAAGGCCGTAAGATCTATATCAAAGAATGGGGAATTGCGCCTTTCAGACAGGCCAGTCCACCACCTACTTTCTGGAGGGATGCCTGGGATGGCGAGGGTACTTCTAATACCATACCACATATCTTTAATGAGAATTACGGGCCAAATACGCAGGTATCTGACTGGTGGTTACAGGATGCTTCCTACCTTAGGTTAAAAAACCTGCAGCTGGGTTATACTTTCTCCAGCAAAGTGTTAAGTAAAATTAAGGTGCAGGGGCTAAGGCTATATGTTTCGGGCGATAACCTGCTTACTTTTACTAATTTCTTCAAGGGAATTGATCCGGAGCGTGCCGCTGCCAATGGCAGGGCCGCCATTTATCCTCAGGCCAAAATTTATTCATTTGGCCTTAAAGTAACCCTTTAA
- a CDS encoding sugar phosphate isomerase/epimerase family protein — protein MSPTRRNFIKKTAGLTTAALLRPLEEFAKGTTPKVTARKGFELLFMQTDWGFAGNREAFCAAAKKEGYDGIEVWWPGDQPESQKELFEAVKKHGLQIGFLCAGGNHPLAAEHLERFKKNLDAICANPHQKPLYVNCHSGKDYFTYEQNKPFIDYTTAKTKATGIPVYHETHRGRMLFATTVARNFAEKSPELRLTLDISHWCNVHESLLADQQETIDFLLGRVAHIHSRIGHPEGPQVNDPRAPEWENAVKAHLAWWDKVVERKKRNGERMTILTEFGPADYMPTLPYTRQPVADQWAINVYMMNLLRKRYQS, from the coding sequence ATGTCTCCAACAAGAAGAAATTTTATAAAAAAAACTGCGGGCCTTACTACTGCAGCACTGTTAAGGCCATTGGAAGAATTTGCAAAGGGCACCACACCAAAAGTCACGGCCAGGAAAGGATTTGAGCTTTTATTTATGCAAACAGACTGGGGCTTTGCAGGTAACCGCGAAGCATTTTGTGCTGCGGCAAAAAAAGAAGGCTATGATGGCATTGAAGTCTGGTGGCCCGGCGATCAGCCGGAAAGTCAGAAAGAACTATTTGAGGCAGTAAAAAAACATGGCCTGCAGATCGGCTTTTTATGCGCAGGAGGAAACCATCCCCTTGCAGCCGAGCATTTAGAACGCTTTAAGAAAAACCTGGATGCCATTTGCGCAAATCCCCATCAAAAACCGCTGTATGTAAACTGCCATTCCGGAAAAGATTATTTTACATACGAACAAAATAAACCTTTCATAGATTACACCACTGCAAAAACAAAAGCAACCGGCATCCCTGTTTACCATGAAACCCATCGTGGCAGGATGTTGTTTGCCACCACTGTTGCCAGAAATTTTGCAGAGAAAAGCCCTGAACTCCGTCTTACGCTCGACATCTCCCATTGGTGCAATGTACATGAAAGCCTGTTGGCCGACCAGCAGGAAACCATAGATTTTTTATTGGGCAGGGTAGCGCACATCCACTCCAGGATCGGACATCCCGAAGGGCCGCAGGTAAATGATCCGCGGGCACCTGAATGGGAAAATGCAGTCAAAGCACATCTGGCCTGGTGGGACAAAGTTGTGGAGCGGAAAAAGCGGAACGGAGAGCGCATGACGATCTTAACAGAGTTCGGCCCGGCAGATTATATGCCCACCTTACCTTATACACGCCAGCCTGTGGCAGACCAGTGGGCCATTAATGTGTACATGATGAATTTACTAAGAAAGCGGTACCAATCTTAA
- a CDS encoding FecR family protein — MQKDPGKLLEKYKAGNCTEKEKAIVESWYLELVSKGNAPAAADIEISKKEVWASLAEGKTDPKKNTVWRWAIAAAILFLIGAAGLFSLKEEGTTTLTKHTLKNNDVAPGSNKAFLTLADGTKISLTDAENGEIARQQGLSIQKTANGQLVYTVDDKAAGKNSKVAFNTIETPKGGQYQINLPDGTRVWLNAASSLRYPTKFSSNTRSVTLQGEGYFEVAKISDSKARRIPFIVKTANQEVEVLGTHFNINSYDDENEVKTTLLEGSVRVSLVGNIKNGPSKLLKPGEQSQLGNQAIQVKTVDTETVMAWKNGDFVFKGEDLKSIMKKVARWYDVEVVYQGDFDHLKFAGYLSRSKNISSVLGIMESTGKVHFSVEGRKVTVLK, encoded by the coding sequence ATGCAGAAAGACCCGGGTAAATTATTGGAAAAATACAAAGCAGGCAATTGTACTGAAAAAGAAAAAGCAATTGTAGAAAGCTGGTATCTGGAACTGGTATCCAAAGGGAATGCCCCGGCCGCTGCGGACATCGAAATTTCTAAAAAAGAAGTTTGGGCATCCTTAGCTGAAGGTAAAACGGATCCAAAGAAAAATACAGTATGGCGCTGGGCCATTGCAGCAGCAATCCTCTTTCTCATCGGTGCGGCCGGGTTATTTAGCTTAAAAGAGGAGGGTACAACCACCCTTACAAAACATACGCTAAAAAACAACGATGTGGCCCCTGGTAGCAATAAGGCCTTTCTGACCCTGGCAGATGGAACTAAAATATCTTTAACAGATGCTGAAAATGGAGAGATTGCCAGACAGCAGGGACTTAGCATTCAAAAAACAGCCAATGGGCAACTGGTATATACGGTAGATGACAAAGCTGCCGGAAAAAACAGTAAGGTCGCATTCAATACCATCGAGACCCCAAAGGGGGGACAGTACCAGATCAATTTGCCTGATGGTACCAGGGTATGGCTAAATGCCGCTTCATCCCTGCGCTATCCTACAAAATTCAGCAGCAATACCCGCAGTGTTACACTCCAGGGTGAAGGATATTTTGAAGTTGCCAAAATAAGCGACAGTAAGGCCAGGCGTATTCCCTTTATTGTTAAAACTGCAAACCAGGAAGTAGAAGTATTGGGCACGCATTTTAACATCAATAGTTATGACGATGAAAATGAGGTCAAAACCACCCTTTTGGAAGGTTCCGTGCGGGTGTCTCTGGTAGGAAATATTAAAAACGGCCCTTCAAAACTGCTGAAACCGGGCGAACAAAGTCAGCTGGGCAACCAGGCTATCCAGGTAAAAACTGTGGATACCGAAACTGTTATGGCCTGGAAAAACGGCGATTTTGTATTTAAAGGAGAAGACCTGAAAAGTATTATGAAAAAAGTGGCCAGGTGGTACGACGTAGAGGTCGTTTATCAGGGAGATTTCGATCACCTGAAATTTGCAGGCTACCTGTCCCGCTCAAAAAATATCTCATCGGTACTGGGAATTATGGAATCAACCGGAAAGGTTCATTTTTCCGTTGAAGGAAGAAAGGTAACTGTATTAAAATAG
- a CDS encoding c-type cytochrome domain-containing protein: MLEFFGRFHPVLVHLPIGILLVACLFLVIIRIPKFAELRPAVTVLLFLGMISAVFACITGYFLAGSGDYEAGLVSNHQWMGIGVAALSVLLLIIHKYVNADGSIPVVMALILLVLVSVTGHLGGSLTHGSDYLTAPLKGGTGAGAAIPPIPDIQEALVYQNAIQPLLKNRCYSCHGSEKQKGKLRLDLEAYILKGGEEGNTIVKGKADESELIRRLLLPGSNDKHMPPKEKPQLSQHEIALLHWWINNGAQFNKKVKELKQPDDIKIVLTALEKGSAGAVAGKLTDVPEKEVDAANEKDITDLSNAGVMIVPVAQNSNYLMANFINAHSTADSVMDALKSVKAQLIWLKFEHRSVTDESLKNIKDCKNLTRLSLNYTLITDKGLENLIHMDQLRSLSLVGTKVSVKGIARLSKLKNLKSIYLYKTGLQRTDWNTLKKLFPKTIIDSGNYQVPTLPMDTIEVKAPTGKS, translated from the coding sequence ATGTTAGAATTTTTTGGCCGTTTTCATCCTGTACTGGTCCATTTACCCATCGGTATCCTGTTGGTTGCCTGTCTTTTTCTGGTCATTATCCGCATTCCAAAGTTTGCTGAGCTGCGGCCTGCGGTAACTGTCTTGTTATTTCTGGGAATGATCAGTGCTGTGTTTGCCTGTATCACAGGTTATTTTCTGGCAGGTAGCGGCGATTACGAAGCCGGGCTGGTCAGTAACCACCAATGGATGGGCATAGGGGTTGCAGCCCTCTCTGTTTTACTGCTGATCATCCATAAATACGTGAATGCTGATGGCAGCATCCCGGTTGTTATGGCCCTGATACTTCTTGTTCTGGTCTCAGTTACCGGCCATTTGGGTGGCTCATTAACACATGGCTCAGATTATTTAACTGCCCCCTTAAAGGGGGGCACTGGTGCCGGGGCAGCCATCCCACCGATTCCTGATATCCAGGAAGCACTTGTTTACCAGAATGCCATCCAGCCATTGCTAAAAAACAGGTGTTACAGCTGCCATGGCAGCGAAAAGCAAAAAGGCAAACTCCGATTAGACCTGGAGGCCTATATTTTAAAAGGGGGCGAAGAAGGCAATACCATTGTTAAAGGAAAGGCCGATGAAAGCGAACTGATCAGGCGCCTGCTATTGCCTGGCAGTAACGATAAGCATATGCCCCCAAAAGAAAAACCACAGCTTAGTCAGCATGAAATTGCCTTACTGCACTGGTGGATAAATAATGGCGCGCAGTTTAATAAGAAAGTAAAGGAGCTTAAACAGCCAGACGACATCAAGATCGTTTTAACGGCACTGGAAAAAGGTTCGGCAGGTGCTGTTGCCGGCAAGTTGACAGATGTTCCTGAAAAAGAAGTTGATGCCGCCAATGAAAAAGACATTACAGACTTAAGCAATGCAGGTGTAATGATCGTTCCTGTGGCACAGAACAGCAATTACCTGATGGCAAACTTTATCAATGCCCATTCAACAGCTGATAGTGTTATGGATGCTTTAAAGTCTGTAAAAGCGCAGTTGATCTGGTTAAAATTTGAGCATAGATCAGTAACCGATGAAAGCCTGAAAAATATAAAAGACTGCAAAAATCTAACGCGTTTAAGTTTGAATTACACCCTGATAACCGACAAGGGACTCGAAAATCTGATACATATGGACCAGCTCCGGTCTTTAAGTCTGGTTGGCACAAAAGTAAGTGTAAAGGGCATAGCCAGGCTCAGTAAGCTCAAAAACCTCAAGTCCATATATCTTTATAAAACAGGGCTTCAAAGAACGGATTGGAATACCCTGAAAAAACTTTTTCCAAAAACAATTATTGATTCTGGGAATTATCAGGTGCCAACTTTACCAATGGATACAATAGAGGTGAAGGCCCCAACAGGCAAATCATAA
- a CDS encoding RagB/SusD family nutrient uptake outer membrane protein — MKKIYVKTMVLLMLGTLVLSCKKTLDTDPLSNPNTANFWKTEGEANKALIACYSKLKEPIISNGPSQSGNFLFWEALSDNASNTSNYESFDIVMRGDHNSATTGIVSKSFTFGFQGIAYCNYFMANIDRVPSMAEATRNRMKGEALFLRAFYYNDLAQLYGDLPLILKPASLDDDFKNTPRSPKADVVTQILKDLDLAISYLPATAYTDGRAVKGSAIALKTRVLLNNERFGEAATAAWSLIGDPANPFQLADSYSGIFFGNQANNKEIMFSVQFKAPDDYHSLDQVIGGRMSVFPTVELRNAYEPNDPRRKMTIFEANDPWAYNPGGFKQTGSTAEGQIPYTTMAFKKWVNTAINNASGATLSDQHMVKIRYADLLLMYAEAMFESGQGADLRALKALNDVRGRQGVNMPAKPALTREIIRNERRVELAFEGLRYNDLIRWKIAAQVIPLVPYDAKGTKRKFKSYLFPIPLGQMDIMRNVWTQNPDFL, encoded by the coding sequence ATGAAAAAGATATATGTAAAAACAATGGTTCTTCTGATGCTGGGCACTTTAGTGCTTTCCTGCAAGAAGACCTTAGATACTGATCCGCTCTCCAATCCGAATACCGCAAATTTCTGGAAAACAGAAGGAGAAGCCAATAAGGCACTGATTGCCTGTTACAGCAAGCTGAAAGAACCGATTATTTCAAATGGTCCCAGTCAGAGCGGTAACTTCCTGTTTTGGGAAGCACTGTCTGACAATGCCTCCAATACATCAAATTATGAATCATTTGATATTGTAATGCGGGGCGACCACAACTCGGCCACAACCGGTATAGTGAGTAAGTCGTTCACCTTCGGTTTTCAGGGAATTGCTTACTGCAATTATTTTATGGCCAATATTGACCGGGTACCATCAATGGCAGAGGCTACACGCAACAGAATGAAGGGCGAAGCATTGTTTCTGAGGGCTTTCTATTATAACGATCTCGCTCAGCTATATGGCGACCTGCCACTCATTTTAAAGCCTGCCAGCCTGGATGATGATTTTAAAAATACTCCGAGATCGCCAAAAGCAGATGTGGTAACACAGATACTGAAAGATCTGGACCTGGCCATTTCTTACTTACCGGCTACAGCTTATACAGACGGACGTGCAGTAAAAGGATCAGCAATAGCTTTAAAAACCCGGGTATTGCTAAATAACGAACGTTTTGGTGAGGCCGCAACTGCAGCCTGGAGCCTGATCGGTGATCCAGCCAATCCATTCCAGCTAGCGGACAGTTATTCAGGGATATTTTTTGGAAACCAGGCCAACAATAAAGAGATCATGTTCTCTGTACAGTTTAAGGCCCCAGATGATTACCACTCTCTGGACCAGGTAATTGGTGGCAGGATGTCAGTATTTCCAACCGTTGAACTCAGAAATGCTTATGAGCCTAACGATCCGCGCAGAAAGATGACCATTTTTGAAGCCAATGATCCATGGGCTTACAATCCTGGAGGTTTTAAACAAACAGGCAGTACAGCCGAAGGACAGATCCCCTATACCACCATGGCCTTCAAAAAATGGGTAAATACAGCCATAAACAATGCATCCGGAGCAACCCTGAGTGATCAGCACATGGTCAAGATCCGTTATGCCGATCTGTTATTGATGTATGCCGAAGCCATGTTCGAAAGCGGTCAGGGTGCCGATCTCAGGGCCTTAAAAGCCTTAAACGACGTTCGGGGAAGGCAGGGTGTAAACATGCCGGCTAAACCTGCCCTTACCAGGGAGATCATCAGAAACGAGAGAAGGGTAGAGCTTGCTTTTGAGGGATTGCGTTATAACGACCTGATCCGCTGGAAAATTGCCGCCCAGGTGATCCCTCTGGTTCCTTATGATGCCAAAGGAACAAAACGTAAGTTCAAATCTTATCTTTTCCCAATCCCATTGGGGCAAATGGATATCATGAGGAACGTATGGACACAGAACCCCGACTTTTTATAA